From the genome of Syntrophorhabdaceae bacterium:
GTTTATTGCCCTTTCCACCTTTCCCTCTCCAGCATTATATCCTGCTGCTGCAAGATACCAGCAGCCAAATTGATTAAAGAGATCCCGCAAGTATTTTGCTGCTGCCACAGTAGATTTTTCCGGATCCCTGCGCTCATCTATCCAGAAATTCACCTTAAGCCCATATCGCTCACCTGTGGCATAGATGAATTGCCATGGGCCACTTGCTTTTTTTGGAGAATATGCCCTTGCATTAAAGCCGCTTTCAATCATGGCAAGATAAACAAGGTCTTCAGGCATGTTGTGCTCTTTTAAGATTTCCTTGATTTTAGGGACATAGTATCTTGCCCGCCTCAACCAGTTTGTAAATACCTTTCTCTTTTCTGTGGTGAAATATTTTATGTAATATTCAACAGCTTCATTGAATACTATAGGTATATCAAAATCTCTGAGGTCATCGTGGGTAAGCAGCGATGAGACATCGTCCTCTTCTTCTGGGTCTATTTTAGGCCTTTTTAATGGTTCCATCTCTTTTTTCAATGGGCTCAAAGGCCTCTCTGGAATATATACAGGGGTCCTTAATTCTGCCTGGGCTTTAGACTTGGTTTCATCAGGAACTACTACACTTGCCATGCTATCCATGGAAGAGTCCTTGATCATTAAAGGCTTGGATGCACACCCTGCAAAAAAAAGTAAGAAAATAGGGATAATAATCAATACCTTTACCATTATATGTGCCTTAACAGATAATAAAAGTAAAAAAAACCTATGTCAATAAAAAACGAAAAAATCCATCAAACAAAGGTCTTTCCAATTAAATTTCTATAGCCTATGGCAAAGTTGTAAGCATCCATCCTCTTTTTGTTTTCCATGTGCAGTTCTTTTATGATAAGGGTTTCATGAGGTGTTGATACAAAGATCCCCTGCTTTTTTACATCGAATATGGTTCCAGGCAATTGATTACTGGTAAAAGAGTCTATTTCTGCACGGTATATCTTAACCATCTTGTTGTCCATGAATGTGTATGCCACAGGCCAGGTAATAAATGCCCTAATCTTGTTATTTATATCACTTGCCTTTGCATGCCAGTCTATCCTTCCCATCTCCTTTTTGATAAGGGGGGTATAGGTGGCGCTGGTGTGTTCTTGTTTTGTGCCCCTTATGTTTCCCTCCTTTTCTATTAGTCTTATAATATTGGGAAGTATCTCCGCTGATTTCAATGATAGTTTCTCTGAAAGGGTCTCGGCATTGTCTTTTTCATGTATTTTCACGGCTTCCTGATAGACGATATCCCCGGCATCCATCTCCTCATTCATCTTTATTATTGTTATACCGGTTTGTCTGTCTCCATTGAGAAGTGCCCACTGGATGGGTGACGGGCCCCTATAGAGAGGAAGAAGGGAAGGATGAACATTTATAGACCCTATTTTTGGAATGTCCAGTATCTTTTTCGGTATAATAAGGCCAAAGGAGACTACCACAAAGAGATCAGGGTCAAAGTCCATGACCTGAAAGATGGAAGGCTCTTTGAAGCCTTCTATCTCGATTAGAGGTTTTCCTTCCTGAGAGGCAAACCTTTTTATTTCACCATCTTCAAGCATATAACCCCTGCCCTTTGGTTTTGCCTTTTTTGTCACCACACAGCTTATGGAATCCACAATAGACATAAAAGAGGGAAGCGAAAAGAAGGAGGTGCTGAAAAACACTATATTCATCTGTTTTTTTGGTTTAAATATCTTTTTTTAAATATATTTTTTTTGACAGGACTAAGATAATCAATAAAGAGCTTTCCGTTGAGGTGATCTATTTCATGCTGAAAGGCCCTTGCAAGAAAACTATCACACTCCATTTGAAAGGGCTTATTGTCCAATGTCAAACCTTTTACTATGACCTTTTTATATCTTTTTACATATTCATAATAACCTGGGACGCTTAGACACCCTTCTTCGCTTATGTCTTCTGATTCGCTGTGAATAATCTCAGGGTTTATGATTGCCGTTGGTTTGTTGCCTCTTCCAGTTTTTAGATCCACCACAATGAGCCTTATGGGAACACCTACCTGGTTTGCTGCCAGACCCGCACCCCTGGCAAGTTGCATGGTCTCCATCATATCCTTAGAAAGGCCGATGATATATTCTGTGATGTTTTCCACAGGTTTGGCAGCCTCTCTTAAAATATGGTCTGGATATGTCCTTATCTTCAATATAGCCATGCAATACTTTTAAAACAATTTTTCCTTTTTTTCAAGGTATAGATTCTCTGGTTTAAAAATATAAAAAACTGACTAATTAGATCTTTTTGTTGCATAGCCCACATTGGATACACATGCTTTTTTTACCATTATCCTCATAGGTGCCTATTTTACCATAGAAGTCCTCTATATAAGTCTTTTTGCCTTCCTTCTTTTTTATATAACCGTAATCGATGGGGATTTTACCTGCCCCACCTGTGATATCTAATACATAAGTGGGCATGGCTATTCCTGAAATATTTCTTCTTAAGCTTTTCATTATCTCTATGCCCTTTTTTATTTGAACCTTAAAATGCAAGACACCTTTTACCTCATCGATCTGGAAGAGGTAGTATGGTTTTATTCCTAATCGAACAAGCCCTTCAAAGAGATGGGCAAGGATTATGGGGCAATCATTTACACCCCTTAAAAGGACGGTATGACTGAGGATGATACACCCAGCATCTCTCAAAGCCCTTACATTCTCCGAAAACTCCTTTGTTATCTCTTTTGGGTGATTCATATGTATTATAAACCAGAGTGGTTTAATCCTTTTCAATATATCTACATGTTCTTTTTTGATGCCTTCAGGGTAAACCAATGGCACCCTTGAACTAATCCTTATAAGTTTTATATGTTCTATGGAACATAGTCTGAAAAGCATGTTCCCCAATTCTTCAGGGTGGAGCATCATGGGGTCGCCTCCAGAGACTATCACCTCTTTTATGGATGGGTCTTTTTCAATGTATCTGAGGCTTGCCTCA
Proteins encoded in this window:
- a CDS encoding KamA family radical SAM protein translates to MRGKEGSNNTLPFIFNVLELKKHLELSNRKIKEINNTSRVYPLKIPLFYLNLIDKDNPLCPIKKQCIPDIKELSHDGDYDPLMEEKYSITPSFIKKYPGRGVFLTGAQCAMYCRFCNRKRLTGKDDEIKASHEASLRYIEKDPSIKEVIVSGGDPMMLHPEELGNMLFRLCSIEHIKLIRISSRVPLVYPEGIKKEHVDILKRIKPLWFIIHMNHPKEITKEFSENVRALRDAGCIILSHTVLLRGVNDCPIILAHLFEGLVRLGIKPYYLFQIDEVKGVLHFKVQIKKGIEIMKSLRRNISGIAMPTYVLDITGGAGKIPIDYGYIKKKEGKKTYIEDFYGKIGTYEDNGKKSMCIQCGLCNKKI
- the def gene encoding peptide deformylase, which encodes MAILKIRTYPDHILREAAKPVENITEYIIGLSKDMMETMQLARGAGLAANQVGVPIRLIVVDLKTGRGNKPTAIINPEIIHSESEDISEEGCLSVPGYYEYVKRYKKVIVKGLTLDNKPFQMECDSFLARAFQHEIDHLNGKLFIDYLSPVKKNIFKKRYLNQKNR
- the fmt gene encoding methionyl-tRNA formyltransferase encodes the protein MNIVFFSTSFFSLPSFMSIVDSISCVVTKKAKPKGRGYMLEDGEIKRFASQEGKPLIEIEGFKEPSIFQVMDFDPDLFVVVSFGLIIPKKILDIPKIGSINVHPSLLPLYRGPSPIQWALLNGDRQTGITIIKMNEEMDAGDIVYQEAVKIHEKDNAETLSEKLSLKSAEILPNIIRLIEKEGNIRGTKQEHTSATYTPLIKKEMGRIDWHAKASDINNKIRAFITWPVAYTFMDNKMVKIYRAEIDSFTSNQLPGTIFDVKKQGIFVSTPHETLIIKELHMENKKRMDAYNFAIGYRNLIGKTFV